A stretch of the Proteus sp. ZN5 genome encodes the following:
- a CDS encoding LysR family transcriptional regulator produces the protein MNLAQFDFNLLKVLYALLLTGSTKEATHKLGISPSAVSHALSRLRLTLSDPLFKRENNIQVPTPFALTLKAKLVPLFISLNDDLFTDTFDGSRNFKVVCPPALMDIITPTLSELSFELDFYAECIPYQRRSWREEVLDGTVDLVFAVGGDQNPVSSLKFETIGTSRLIIIYGEPLRSSLKNIDDFSLEQLVSYKHVYCLPWSQDDNELDRQLRRRGLFRTIGFKCPEYAQVIPAINSCPYIAVVPEPWLENQPFKHTVYKIKLVDSLAIGNLFMMNRKSMLPWKKKIISSIKSKIAMYYKPTNQ, from the coding sequence ATGAATCTAGCTCAATTTGATTTTAATCTCCTCAAAGTGCTCTATGCATTGCTTTTGACAGGAAGTACGAAAGAAGCGACTCATAAATTAGGAATTTCACCATCAGCGGTAAGTCATGCATTAAGTAGACTACGCTTAACACTGAGTGATCCTTTATTTAAACGAGAAAATAATATTCAAGTCCCCACGCCATTTGCTTTAACGCTAAAAGCAAAATTGGTTCCTCTTTTTATTTCTCTAAATGATGATCTATTTACCGATACATTTGATGGCTCAAGAAATTTTAAGGTGGTTTGCCCCCCTGCTTTAATGGATATTATTACCCCAACACTATCTGAACTCTCTTTTGAGTTGGATTTTTATGCTGAGTGTATTCCATATCAACGCCGCTCTTGGCGAGAAGAAGTGCTTGATGGTACTGTAGATTTAGTCTTTGCTGTTGGCGGAGATCAAAACCCAGTATCGTCTTTAAAATTTGAAACTATAGGAACAAGTAGGCTCATAATTATTTATGGAGAACCATTAAGATCCTCTTTAAAAAATATTGACGATTTTAGTCTTGAACAATTGGTTTCTTATAAACATGTCTATTGTTTACCTTGGTCTCAAGATGATAATGAACTTGATAGGCAATTACGTAGAAGAGGATTATTTAGAACAATCGGATTTAAATGTCCTGAATACGCACAAGTTATACCCGCTATTAATAGTTGCCCATATATAGCTGTTGTGCCTGAACCGTGGCTAGAAAATCAACCGTTTAAACATACTGTTTATAAAATTAAACTTGTTGATAGTCTTGCTATAGGCAATTTATTTATGATGAATAGAAAATCAATGCTGCCGTGGAAGAAAAAAATTATATCATCAATTAAATCAAAAATTGCTATGTACTATAAACCTACTAACCAATAA